The genomic segment aacacctGCGATCGATTCATGAGATTGACCAAATTGGTGAGTACAGATCGAGTCATTAAATGCAATTATCGTCCGATACCGATCTCGATTGAGTCAGTAAATGTAACTattggccgataccgatctcaatcgagtcattaaatgtgattatctgCCGATACTGATCTCAAtcaagtcattaaatgtgattatcggccgatactgaTCTCGATTGAgtcattaaatgtaattattggcTGATACCGATCTTAACagagtcattaaatgtgattatcggccgatatcgTTCTCAATCAAGTCATTAATTGTGATTATAGGCCGATACCGATCTCGATTGAGTCATTAATAGTGATTATCAGCTGATATCGTTCCCGATCAAGTCTTTAATTGTTATTATGAGCCGATACTAATCTCAATCAAGTCATTAATTGTGATTATCAGTCAATACCTAACTTGTTTGAGTCATTAATTGTGATTATGGGCCAATACCGATCTTGatcgagtcattaaatgtgattatcaatACCGATGTTGGAGCATCCCTAGTGAAAATATTTATAATGGTaaaaattatactttaaattaataCTGGTCCTGAAAAGGATCTTGAAACTAAATGCAGTGACTTGCacaaaaatgttgtcattttccattttaataatattaataactgttttataaGCAAcctattataatgatttctgaaggatcatgctggatttgttaaaaaacattttaaaatagagAACAACAAATTGTTAatcaaaaaacaataattattataaaactattaccaacaacaaacttttgaatgatATTATATGAGTACATAAAGAACAGAACAGATTACAGTGGacaaaaaagaaagcaaaacatCCTAATAGTTTGTTTTGAGAGAAAGCTACATGTCGACCACAGGTTTTAGCATACtgttagtttaaaaaaagtcaataaaactgTGCATCATGTCTGCTCTTTGGAGCTTAAGGAACAAAGAACAAGTTCAAATACAGAACAGCACAAAATCGTAGGCATGCATCTGTAAAATTGAACTTTTTCACAACTAGAGAGCGCAAGACGAATTAGACCTTCAGGCCTTTGATAGGACAGTGCAAACCTCTCAAAAACCTGGACGTAACAGTGTCCAGCCATAGATATGTTTATGATAAATCAGTTCTACTTACAGCCCGACGGTCTGTCAGGAATCATCAAAAGTCATCAatactgcaacacacacacaatccctaaaaacaaaaaaagaacactGAAACACAAAATAACAAGTAAGAAAGGTTAAAGGAGAACTGCGATCCCAGTAGAAAATGAAAAGGCTGAGGGTAAAAGAGAAAGTTTAAAGGCTGAGGTGGCATGGAGGTGCTTAAAGGATTGTTTGGCCTCAAATTAGTAAAGCAGATGTTCTTCATCACATCCATCTGGATAATGTGATGATCGGCAGTATGCATGCAGTAGTGAAACAAGGGCATTTAAAGTGCCAGACGCTAAAGAGAGAATGAGTTACTGAAGAAAATTCTCATGTTTAAAGGCTGAGGTGGCATATTGATACTTAAAGGATCAGACTTCATGCAGGAAAAGAAACACAGGCGATCGTTGCAGAAATGTAGCACAAAGAATCCTTGTGTCAATCGTTGTGGATTTTAAAAAAGTCACGGTTTGTGGAGAAACAGAGCTGAGGGCTGAATATCAAGCACCAAAAATACATAAAAGAGTCACAGTGGGattacttttctttctttctttttttttttggaaatatagCTTTTACTTGTTTTGCtcagttttcttttttctcttgagtttttctttcttttttttttgctttgagtctGTTTTTTGTCACTGTATTTTCTGCAAGATAAGTCACATTGTTGAAATTGCATAAGTTGAAGAAAGTTGCATTGGTGTATGAGTCACGTTAAAGACTTTCTTTCTGAAATTGTGTAAACTAAGTACTTTCAGTACCCcaaatacaacaaaacatttacaaacaatataaatatgcatttaggTCCCTTCACTCCACAACAAATCCTTACAATTGAAGAGTACTCAGAACAGAAGTAATTTTAAACAAGCTAAAATTACAGAAGCATTCACTGTAAATGTCAACCAGCCACTATTAAGGGTGCGCAGACCCAGGAAAACTGGACCACCACACATTACAATCTCTTTGAAACAGAAGCTACAGCAAGgttaatatgattttaaaaagtgacttatgTTGCAGAAAATACAGTTTTATATGAAAGTTTGTTTCTGTAACATAAAAactacaatttaattatttaaaaaaaaaatgttgctgttATCTTTGCATTCCGAATTGCAACAAAATGTACCGTGTATTTTTATTGCAATCTTATGTTATAAACTTGCAAttagaataaagaaaaatgtaaacatttttttcctcAGCATATGTGAATTTTGAGAAATAAAGATCTGaattatgaaaatgtttttaaacttagATTTTTGCAAGAAATATGAACTTTGAACTGTGAGATAAACGTagaattgcaaaaatgtaaaactgaatttacttttttccccaaattcaattttatatttcacaattaTAAGCTTGTTTCGCAATTCAGTCTTCATATCTTGCAATTATTAGCTGTCTGAATTGTGAGAAAAACTCATAACTCACTTAAAATCATGAggaaaaaagaacaaaagtgcaatacaattttttaaataaataaatacttcagcAGAAACAGGCTTTTATAGATTTTGTCTCTTTcatattaacttttttaaatgatcatttattaactttttttgttaaatgctCGATTTAGTCAACCTTAAAAAAAATCTAGCATTAGCAAGGGAATTGAGTGCCATGTGGTGATATCCAGAGGGGGCTGTTTGTCGTGGTAATCATCGTGGTTATGTGCCATTCTAAGCTTGTTTGTTTAGTTGTTGATGACGTCTTGAGTACGGTTTGATGTTATATTCACAAATGGTTCTGTATTTGTGAGTTTGCTCTCAAACTAGCGGCCGACGCTGATGTTGCAGGTCTTGCAGCTGGGGTCTTTCTTAGCATTGATGGTGGACAAACTCATGAGCTGGTGTCCGCTAATCTGAGAGACCGTTCCCAGAGCTAGCGGCAGCGGCTCTGTGTAAATCAGCTCCAGAATCACATCCTGCGCATGTTGAAATACCACGTGCCCGTCCTCTCCGCACAGTCGCATCAGGAAGCGGTTGTTGGTCACGTCCAGCTCTGGAAGGCGCTCGCTGCAGTAAAGGTCTCCTTTGGAGCCCCGCGGCGCCAGGACCAGGATGACGTAATGATAGGCGGTGTACATGCAGTAGAAGTCCCCAAAGTAAAGGCGTGTATCTGGGGTGAAGAGAACCTCAGCGGGCACTTGGAAGCGGAAGCGGCCGTATGGAGAGTCCTGTGGTGGCTGACCGGTGTTGAACTCTGTGTTACAGCTGAAGAAGATGCCCTCTAGTTTACCGCTGATTGGTGACCCGTGACTGCCGCTATTATCCTTCACTGAGGGCATCATTCGGCCACCAAGAACATCTCTGTGGGGTAAACAGAGACGCATTATACAATTattgacccttttcacatttctcagTAGTGAAAGTAATCATAGTTAGGTACATTTTGGTGAACTCCACGATGGTGTTCTCAAGACTTTtagaaaaaggaataaaatagtgtgagacggatgacggcagccagaagagagaacaacatcaaatttactgtcctgcccagCCTGATCGcacgagaaaacttaagtattttatgttttgccagtttagtagctaattcatacgaattcgtacaatttcagtcgtacgaaattatacgattttaaaaaggaggcgtggcacctaaccccacccctaaccccaaccgtcattggaggatatgcaaatcgtactaaattgtacgaagtagatcgtacgaatttatacgaattagccactaaataaaaaagttacgaattgtcgtgagattgtgttgtcctgCCCATACATTCTGCATTTTGAATGCCTCACACAAGCAGTGATtcacttttttgtaatttgatgctaagatgatataatacacactgtacatatatacagttcTCAGCATTGAGCAGacaccattttgaaaatgaacattttaatccatttctcagtaaacataggcaatgtattttggtgaatttaaacaaaacaaatttaataaacataaatatttattaaaaaatattagtcaccaaacatatttagaagataaaagataatacaaagataattaaattcaagcaaaatgttgcaacaaaattacaacctacaaaatttacatttttcaattttttattattattattattatttttttgcttctcttgatttttccccttttttaaacttttatttaatatttttctataacataaatttgggtgtactagttatTGGAATGTTATCGTAAggtattttgttaaataagctccagatttggctttagtactactaatctaatgtttatgcacaaatataatattgcaaatcttcctattaaaaatatgaacttaaaagatagatttttgaggggtgtactcttttatgctgagcactttacatataaatgttcatctaaatattaaaaacttttaaggatttaatatgctgatgaccattaaatgcatcataacaGGCTTGAAAAGGGCCCATTATACAATAAGTATACAAGTAAGACTAGTAATACTAGTAAATATTACAACTTAAGATAATGTATTTAgtataaaactaaaaatgtctttatttattaactaagataacttacatttatttatatatgcaaatATCATTTATGATAAAggcatattatttatatataatcttttttgtattgttctgtttttatattaatgcTTTGCATATAATATTAATTTGCATATATGCAAATAAGAAAAATCTATAAAAAGTTTAAatcataaaactaaaaatatcattttaaataaagttcAAAAGCATTTGCTATTATTATCACAGCTTTTGTACAAACTGTGTTCTTCTATTTAGGATTTTTTGATGGAAGTTTAAACAGTTAAAATTTCTGCAGTTATTGGAAATAGAATTAGGGTcctataaaagtaattttttttcaaaattatatctattaccttttttattttctggATTTTGTTTATTAGCTAAATTAAAGTTTAGTAAAGTAAAACCCCAattaatttcaattaattaatttaatgcacTAACAACTGATTaggaattaaaataatttttggggaatcctatcaagtttttttttttttttaatcaaactgtCATATACCATCTGTATTTTATGAATCCCAGCACAAGTGccctacaatttttttaaaatattaataatgttgtttctgtatttttttttttttttttggtgggtaGTCATGTAGTAGTATTTATAGACAAACCCTAAAGATTTCAGACTGATCACAAACAGACAGATCAATTTAATACATCATTGCCAAATAAAaggatatattttttattttaaaaaaatcatactgaccccaaacatttcAACGGCAGTGAATGTAGTCATGAATGTAGTTTACAAAAACCAAAACGAATCCTTGTGAATGAATGAGGACATTATTCCACAAGAGGGAGCTGTGTACTTTCTAACGCTGAGCTAAATCTCAAGAGTAAGTATTCAAGGTATTCATTATCATCCTCGACCAGCTCCACTCTGTCCTTTTCCACTCCATCTGTCACATCTTAAGCATATCTTACTGAGGTAATGTTTCTTAAATCACCTGCAGTGTTGGAAGTATTCCTCGTGCTGATTCCTGTAAAAGACGGAGAACTTGAGCATCCTGCCAGCAATGACTTCAGCCTTCTGCAACAGCTGAGTCAAATGCACAGGGGAATAATCTGGAAAAATGAAGAGAGAGATCTTCATTTGTCATCAGttatcatagatttttttttaaacatttgattaATGTTATATCTAAAATGATAATATTtagtaattaaatatataaatactttttgtgatcattttattaatttttttatattcataaagtattttacatatttctattcatttaaactttattttggaCAATTTAAAGCACTCTGAATTATCACTGTGCTTTAAATATGCTATATTAATAAAGTAGCCTTGTGTCACATTCATACTATTTCATAAATGTGTATTTGTAGGTGATTAACCTGCTGTACAAAACTCAACAATGTCACTCCATTCTGATACAGCATAGTCTCCGTCTGTCTGTTTGGACGCTGTTTGCACGGCAACTGTGTATTCGGTCCGTGGACTCAGGAACCAATGGCCTCTCACTGTCATGGGCAACGGAACCGCCTTAGCAACAAGCTTTGTAGGCACATCCTAAAGACGAAGAGCAAGAAACATTAAAATGCGATACAATTTTAGGTTAATTGATAGTGTGTTGGTTAAAATACACAAGAcacttgattattattattattattattattataa from the Danio rerio strain Tuebingen ecotype United States chromosome 17, GRCz12tu, whole genome shotgun sequence genome contains:
- the phyhipla gene encoding phytanoyl-CoA 2-hydroxylase interacting protein-like a isoform X1; the encoded protein is MEAASLAQGVASPLSPREGMIKNVSLESLQLCERDGKAEDTGVVEMELPVARNIKISNITCDSFKICWDVDPHSTEKITHYFIDLNKKENKNSNKFKHKDVPTKLVAKAVPLPMTVRGHWFLSPRTEYTVAVQTASKQTDGDYAVSEWSDIVEFCTADYSPVHLTQLLQKAEVIAGRMLKFSVFYRNQHEEYFQHCRDVLGGRMMPSVKDNSGSHGSPISGKLEGIFFSCNTEFNTGQPPQDSPYGRFRFQVPAEVLFTPDTRLYFGDFYCMYTAYHYVILVLAPRGSKGDLYCSERLPELDVTNNRFLMRLCGEDGHVVFQHAQDVILELIYTEPLPLALGTVSQISGHQLMSLSTINAKKDPSCKTCNISVGR